One genomic region from Sulfuriflexus mobilis encodes:
- a CDS encoding serine/threonine protein kinase — MDSNHTAQQGFYDLDPDTILDALEAFGLWPDGSMLALNSYENRVYRLGVEESAPVVVKFYRPGRWSDEAILEEHAFALELAETDIPVVAPLRNAKGETLFHHGGHRFTVFPCQGGRMPELSGGEDYEILGRFIGRIHAVGRLRPFAHRPQITIDSYGRESYQFLLEKGLLPSELSLPYRSLVEDILPVVEACFARAGEVAQIRLHGDCHPSNVLWTDTGPHFVDLDDCRTGPAIQDLWMLLNGSRADMTMQIGDLLEGYTEFCDFNPRELHLVEALRTLRMLFYSAWLGRRWEDPAFPRNFPWFNSQQYWEQQILALREQFALLDEPPLVWN; from the coding sequence TTGGATAGTAACCATACAGCACAACAGGGTTTTTACGACCTCGACCCGGATACCATCCTCGACGCGCTGGAGGCCTTTGGCCTGTGGCCGGACGGCAGCATGCTGGCCCTGAACAGCTACGAAAACCGTGTTTATCGCCTGGGTGTTGAGGAGTCGGCACCGGTGGTGGTGAAGTTCTATCGCCCGGGGCGCTGGAGTGATGAGGCCATCCTCGAGGAACACGCCTTCGCCCTCGAGCTGGCCGAGACCGATATCCCGGTGGTCGCCCCGCTCAGAAATGCGAAGGGCGAGACCCTCTTTCACCATGGTGGCCACCGTTTTACCGTCTTCCCCTGCCAGGGTGGGCGTATGCCGGAGCTCAGTGGTGGTGAGGACTACGAGATACTCGGGCGTTTTATCGGCCGCATCCATGCCGTCGGGCGTTTACGTCCCTTCGCCCACCGTCCGCAGATCACGATCGACAGCTATGGACGTGAGTCGTATCAATTTTTGCTCGAAAAGGGCCTGCTGCCGTCGGAGCTGAGCCTGCCCTACCGCAGTCTGGTCGAGGATATCCTGCCGGTGGTCGAGGCCTGTTTTGCGCGGGCAGGTGAGGTGGCACAGATCCGCCTGCATGGCGATTGTCATCCGAGTAATGTCTTGTGGACGGACACGGGGCCACACTTTGTCGACCTGGATGATTGCCGCACGGGCCCGGCGATCCAGGACCTGTGGATGTTGCTGAACGGCTCGCGTGCCGATATGACGATGCAGATCGGCGACCTGCTCGAGGGTTATACCGAGTTTTGCGACTTCAACCCTCGCGAACTGCACCTCGTCGAGGCACTGCGCACCCTGCGCATGCTGTTTTACTCGGCCTGGCTAGGTCGGCGCTGGGAAGACCCGGCCTTCCCGAGGAATTTCCCCTGGTTCAATAGCCAGCAGTACTGGGAGCAACAGATCCTCGCCCTGCGTGAGCAGTTTGCCCTGCTCGACGAGCCGCCGCTGGTATGGAACTGA